The Candidatus Koribacter versatilis Ellin345 genome has a segment encoding these proteins:
- a CDS encoding ABC transporter permease, giving the protein MMSEPLTTHGRWSGYAGLLGARMKELFREPEVIFWIFMFPILLAFGLGIAFRNKPVEKANVVFAQQEGSDALQTLLKSAPDAQRFNIQVQPPEQAANSFRLGKVDLEILPDGKGGAEYVYDPARPESVLARNVVDDALQIAAGRKPVLSSSSRVNSEPGSRYIDFLIPGLLGMNLMGSGMWGIGFALVDMRQRKLLKRFIATPMRRSDFLLALASSRLILMIIELFLVLGFGILMFHMRVMGSWPAIILVSVLGAMTFAGLGLLTASRAQKIETASGIMNLIMMPMWIFSGIFFSYERFPAKVLPIIRLLPLTALNDSLRAVILEGKTLASLSEPLIVLCLWGGLSFLVAVRLFRWT; this is encoded by the coding sequence ATGATGAGCGAACCACTCACCACCCACGGACGCTGGAGCGGCTACGCCGGCCTGCTCGGCGCACGCATGAAGGAACTCTTCCGCGAGCCCGAAGTCATCTTCTGGATCTTCATGTTTCCCATCCTGCTCGCGTTCGGCCTCGGCATCGCGTTTCGCAACAAGCCGGTCGAGAAGGCGAACGTCGTCTTCGCGCAGCAGGAAGGCTCCGACGCGCTCCAGACGCTGCTGAAGTCCGCACCCGATGCGCAGCGATTCAACATCCAGGTGCAGCCGCCAGAACAGGCAGCGAACAGCTTTCGTCTCGGCAAGGTGGATCTCGAAATCCTGCCCGACGGCAAAGGCGGCGCCGAGTACGTCTACGACCCCGCGCGCCCGGAGAGCGTTCTCGCCCGCAACGTGGTTGACGACGCCCTGCAAATTGCCGCCGGCCGCAAGCCCGTGCTGTCCTCAAGTTCGCGTGTGAACAGCGAGCCCGGCAGCCGCTATATAGACTTCCTCATCCCCGGCCTGCTCGGCATGAACCTCATGGGCTCCGGCATGTGGGGCATCGGTTTCGCGCTGGTAGATATGCGGCAGCGCAAATTGCTCAAGCGGTTCATTGCTACGCCCATGCGCCGCAGCGATTTCCTGCTCGCGCTCGCTTCCAGCCGCCTCATCCTCATGATCATTGAGCTCTTTCTCGTGCTCGGCTTCGGCATTCTCATGTTCCACATGCGCGTGATGGGCTCGTGGCCCGCGATCATCCTGGTCAGCGTTCTCGGCGCCATGACCTTCGCCGGACTCGGCCTGCTCACCGCCAGCCGCGCGCAGAAAATCGAGACCGCCAGCGGCATCATGAACCTCATCATGATGCCCATGTGGATCTTCTCCGGCATCTTTTTCTCGTACGAACGCTTCCCCGCGAAAGTGCTACCGATCATCCGCCTGCTGCCGCTGACAGCGCTCAACGACAGCCTGCGCGCCGTCATCCTGGAAGGGAAGACGCTTGCATCGCTCTCCGAGCCATTGATCGTCTTGTGCCTGTGGGGCGGGCTTTCGTTCCTGGTTGCGGTCCGTCTTTTCCGATGGACCTAA
- a CDS encoding 3-deoxy-7-phosphoheptulonate synthase — protein sequence MIRPTEDLRIQWTKVVLPPAFLDEELPTTENASATVANARNTVRDIIRGEDSRLLVVLGPCSIHDVKAAREYAALLKDAITELSNDLFLVMRVYFEKPRTTIGWKGLINDPHLDESFNINDGLRISRHLLLDLAEMGVPAGTEFLDMITPQYLAGLVCWGAIGARTTESQIHRELVSGLSCPVGFKNGTSGNVGIAIEAVQSAAHPHTFLGHTKYGQSAIFATTGNPDCHVILRGGRKLANYDAASVKEACGLLEKAGLPQRLMIDCSHANSNKDHTRQGAVARDVAGQIAGGNKAIIGVMIESNLVGGAQKFVKGKPLVYGQSITDACIDWKETRGLLGELAAAVRSRRK from the coding sequence ATGATCCGCCCGACCGAAGACTTACGCATCCAGTGGACAAAAGTTGTTCTTCCGCCGGCGTTCCTCGACGAGGAACTGCCGACGACGGAGAACGCTTCAGCGACCGTCGCGAACGCGCGCAACACGGTGCGCGACATAATTCGTGGAGAAGATTCGCGGCTGCTGGTGGTGCTGGGACCGTGTTCCATCCATGACGTGAAAGCGGCGCGCGAATATGCGGCGCTGCTGAAAGACGCAATCACCGAGCTTTCGAACGATCTCTTCCTGGTAATGCGGGTGTACTTCGAGAAGCCTCGCACCACGATTGGGTGGAAGGGGCTGATCAACGATCCGCACCTCGACGAGTCGTTCAACATCAACGACGGCCTGCGGATTTCGCGGCATTTGCTGCTGGATCTCGCGGAGATGGGTGTTCCCGCAGGCACGGAATTTCTTGACATGATTACGCCGCAGTATCTTGCGGGATTGGTGTGCTGGGGCGCGATCGGAGCGCGTACCACCGAGAGCCAGATCCATCGCGAGCTGGTGAGTGGACTGTCGTGTCCGGTGGGATTTAAGAATGGGACGTCGGGAAATGTCGGCATCGCGATTGAGGCGGTGCAGTCGGCAGCACATCCGCATACGTTCCTCGGACACACGAAGTATGGGCAGTCGGCGATCTTCGCGACCACGGGCAATCCGGATTGCCATGTGATCCTGCGCGGCGGACGCAAGCTGGCAAATTACGACGCGGCGTCCGTGAAAGAAGCGTGTGGGCTGCTGGAGAAGGCTGGGTTGCCGCAGCGCTTGATGATCGATTGCAGCCACGCCAACAGCAACAAGGACCACACGCGTCAGGGCGCGGTGGCGCGCGATGTGGCTGGGCAGATTGCCGGCGGAAACAAAGCGATCATCGGCGTGATGATTGAGAGCAACCTCGTCGGTGGCGCACAGAAGTTCGTGAAGGGCAAGCCGCTGGTCTACGGGCAGAGCATTACCGACGCTTGCATTGACTGGAAAGAAACGCGGGGGCTGCTGGGGGAACTGGCGGCTGCGGTGCGCTCTCGCCGGAAGTAG
- a CDS encoding GntR family transcriptional regulator, translating to MPTIRKNGTPAYKRIQDTILKRIERGELKPGDAVESERSLARLHDVSLMTARHALVGLEREGLVERRHGAGTFVAAPKIHFNKLTSFSEQLAARSLDSASRVVALKVVDDEDEIAARLSLPGASRLLRIERVRLGSGEPFAVESCYLSAEDFRGVSRQALERGSLFTLMEKEYGITIAHADEEIDATGADPDLARLLAVPKGYPVLRIRQTIYSTQGKPILYVLGMYRADRHVLRIRRYR from the coding sequence ATGCCAACCATTCGCAAGAACGGGACCCCGGCGTACAAGCGCATCCAGGACACGATCCTGAAGCGCATTGAGCGGGGCGAACTGAAGCCGGGCGATGCGGTGGAGTCCGAGCGTTCGCTGGCGCGTCTGCACGACGTGAGCCTGATGACGGCGCGTCACGCCCTGGTGGGGCTGGAGCGCGAGGGCCTTGTAGAACGAAGGCATGGCGCGGGAACGTTTGTCGCGGCACCGAAAATCCACTTCAACAAGCTCACCAGTTTCAGCGAACAACTGGCAGCGCGCAGCCTCGATTCCGCTTCGCGCGTGGTTGCGCTCAAGGTCGTGGACGATGAAGACGAGATCGCCGCGCGTCTTTCCCTGCCGGGAGCGAGCCGGCTGCTGCGAATCGAACGGGTACGGCTTGGATCCGGCGAACCGTTTGCCGTGGAGAGTTGCTACTTGTCGGCGGAAGACTTTCGCGGCGTATCGCGGCAGGCGCTGGAGCGCGGATCGCTCTTTACCTTGATGGAGAAGGAATACGGCATCACCATCGCGCATGCCGACGAGGAAATTGATGCGACCGGTGCGGACCCTGATCTCGCGCGGTTGCTCGCGGTTCCCAAGGGATATCCTGTATTGCGCATTCGTCAGACGATCTATTCCACGCAGGGCAAGCCGATTTTGTATGTGCTCGGCATGTACCGCGCCGACCGCCACGTGTTGCGGATCAGGCGCTATCGTTAG
- a CDS encoding ABC transporter permease: MNNLLQDIKFGVRTLLRSPSFTVVAVLTIALAIGANTAMFSVINAVLLRPLPYNQPDRVMAVWQYDANQQINAFTTPNFVEWKRQGGIVAQLSAFTSTAFNIADQDVPERVAGGNMQYELLPNFGVQPVLGRNFTPEEDSLNGPPVAILSNAMWRTRFNSDPNILNQTIKLDSVAYTIIGVMPANFYVLNRNELLWTPLKLNPTDPSKSRRIHWMWGFLRLPDGMTKKQGDAEVNAITARLKAQDPSGDASRGLQLQSMPEFVYGDVKPALLLLMGSVGLVLLIACANVINLLLARGAARRSELSVRSALGAPRARLIRQLLTESLVLSICAGALGLGLGALALKSLLAMHPTNIPRVEEVRIDGWVLGFTFLVSLLVGVIFGLAPAVTASRANVAEVLKDSMRTSSGRIGRQRSVFVFAETALACMLLIGAGLASKSIWKLQKVDPGFNPHNVSVLRVSAPRSLLPAQLPEFYRRIFERVSTLPGVEAAALGRDLPMSGAADPSMPITIDGNTPALAEGEVITRFRSITPNYFRTLQTPVLRGREFADTDTSTSQPVAIVSKSLADRYWPNEDPVGKRLKPEIPDAPYYTVVGEVADVRHWSLDIQVEPTAYYPYTQLPPSIVALFQKNMSIAVRGTAGGIVPSVRAAVGEIDKTVPVFNVHTMDELFSDSGSLRRFDMALLLSFAGLALVLSAIGVYGVIAYSVAQRTREIAIRMAVGAQRKDVFELVIAQGAKVAGVGVVAGVIGALLLAKVMSSLLYEVNPRDLLTFCTVPFILMVVILLACYIPAHRAASVEPNTALRYE; encoded by the coding sequence ATGAACAACTTGCTGCAGGACATCAAGTTCGGGGTTCGCACGCTGCTGCGCAGTCCGAGCTTCACCGTCGTTGCCGTGTTGACCATCGCGCTCGCCATCGGCGCGAATACGGCGATGTTCAGCGTGATCAACGCCGTCCTCCTGCGGCCTCTACCGTACAACCAGCCCGACCGCGTCATGGCCGTGTGGCAATACGATGCGAACCAGCAGATCAACGCCTTCACCACGCCGAACTTTGTCGAGTGGAAGCGCCAGGGCGGCATCGTCGCACAGCTTTCTGCGTTCACGTCCACGGCATTCAATATCGCGGACCAAGATGTTCCCGAGCGCGTCGCCGGTGGCAACATGCAATACGAATTGCTGCCGAACTTCGGAGTGCAGCCGGTCCTCGGCCGCAACTTCACGCCGGAAGAAGACAGCCTCAACGGACCGCCGGTCGCCATCCTCAGCAACGCCATGTGGCGTACCCGCTTCAATTCCGATCCCAACATCCTGAACCAGACCATCAAGCTCGACAGCGTGGCGTACACCATCATCGGCGTCATGCCGGCGAATTTCTACGTTCTGAACCGCAACGAACTTCTCTGGACGCCCCTCAAGCTCAACCCCACCGATCCGTCGAAATCGCGCCGCATTCACTGGATGTGGGGTTTCCTCCGCCTGCCTGACGGCATGACGAAGAAACAAGGCGATGCGGAAGTCAACGCCATCACTGCGCGCCTGAAAGCGCAAGACCCCAGCGGCGACGCCTCGCGTGGCCTGCAACTCCAGTCCATGCCGGAGTTCGTTTACGGCGACGTGAAGCCCGCTCTGCTGTTGCTCATGGGTTCCGTCGGACTTGTGCTGCTGATCGCATGCGCCAACGTGATCAATCTTCTCCTCGCACGCGGGGCCGCACGCCGCAGCGAACTCTCGGTTCGTAGCGCCCTCGGCGCACCGCGCGCGCGACTCATCCGTCAGCTTCTCACCGAGAGTCTCGTGCTCTCGATTTGTGCCGGAGCGCTTGGCTTGGGCCTCGGAGCGCTTGCGCTGAAATCTCTTCTCGCGATGCATCCTACGAACATCCCGCGTGTCGAAGAAGTTCGCATTGACGGTTGGGTGCTCGGCTTTACATTCCTCGTCTCGCTCCTCGTCGGCGTGATTTTCGGACTCGCACCCGCGGTGACCGCGTCGCGCGCGAACGTCGCCGAAGTCCTGAAAGACAGCATGCGCACCTCCAGCGGGCGCATCGGCCGGCAGCGCTCGGTCTTCGTCTTCGCGGAAACCGCGCTGGCTTGCATGCTGCTCATCGGCGCGGGGCTCGCGTCGAAATCCATTTGGAAATTGCAGAAGGTCGACCCTGGCTTCAATCCGCATAACGTCAGCGTGCTGCGCGTCTCGGCGCCGCGATCGCTGCTGCCGGCGCAACTGCCAGAGTTCTACCGCCGCATCTTCGAACGCGTCAGCACGCTACCCGGCGTCGAAGCTGCCGCTCTCGGGCGCGACCTTCCGATGAGTGGCGCCGCCGATCCTTCCATGCCGATCACGATTGACGGCAACACGCCTGCGCTCGCCGAGGGCGAAGTCATTACCCGTTTCCGCTCCATCACGCCGAACTACTTCCGCACGCTGCAAACGCCCGTCCTGCGCGGCCGCGAATTCGCCGACACCGATACCTCCACTTCGCAGCCCGTCGCGATCGTGAGCAAATCTCTCGCGGACCGCTATTGGCCGAACGAAGATCCCGTCGGCAAGCGACTGAAGCCCGAAATTCCGGACGCTCCGTATTACACCGTCGTCGGTGAAGTTGCCGATGTTCGCCACTGGAGTCTCGACATTCAAGTCGAGCCCACCGCGTACTACCCGTACACGCAGCTTCCGCCGAGCATCGTCGCGCTCTTCCAGAAGAACATGTCCATCGCGGTTCGAGGAACTGCGGGCGGCATCGTTCCGTCGGTGCGCGCCGCTGTCGGCGAAATTGATAAGACCGTGCCCGTCTTCAACGTTCACACCATGGACGAACTCTTTTCCGACTCCGGTTCGCTCCGCCGCTTCGACATGGCACTGCTGCTCAGCTTCGCCGGACTCGCACTGGTGCTCTCGGCGATCGGCGTTTACGGCGTCATCGCGTACTCCGTCGCGCAGCGCACGCGCGAAATCGCTATCCGGATGGCCGTCGGCGCGCAGCGCAAGGATGTATTTGAGCTGGTCATCGCCCAGGGTGCGAAGGTCGCTGGTGTCGGCGTGGTTGCCGGCGTAATCGGAGCACTGCTGCTGGCGAAGGTGATGTCGAGCTTGCTCTACGAGGTGAACCCGCGCGACCTGCTGACGTTCTGCACGGTCCCATTCATCCTGATGGTGGTGATCCTGCTCGCGTGCTACATCCCTGCGCATCGCGCGGCTTCGGTCGAGCCGAACACCGCCCTGCGCTACGAGTAG
- a CDS encoding polysaccharide deacetylase family protein, giving the protein MKLLRLLCLALLLAAPVFAQAPVAQQMDTIVAAYRQIIVLTDGEASLDQINRDRVAIIGEAMFEENHLRIAALNGSLIGSDGKPASVPITEFLTRVESNGDYRDADKLVFRDTFDELQDIVGQLPPELKKRVTDDIAALDQIQALYQKEISATFGKFATRAMPVRREAWTKYVEFLKTKYARERILKEHDATLPPTETRGAIKAKRRDEIFGTELPPKTILLTFDDGPHPKYTDQVLEILKAHNIQGVFFEVGKNLGTVDDKGEVKLTPTAKAAYRVLEHGSAIGNHSYSHPVLPKLDAAKQTEEIQSTNKLIAYVQKSDPTVFRPPYGAVNDAVLKVSEGDKLKAMIWNIDSMDWADPVPSSIVQRVLDEVKKQGRGIILFHDIHKQVISVLPTLIDELEKDGYTFASWNGTEVTTGMRGTQVASEPPPVQSMYHDSWAAVIGIDDYKNWPKLRYAANDATAVRDVLVDKYKFKPDHVFLLTNEQATRQNILSLLGDKLGNPDMVNKDDRVFVFFAGHGATRKLASGRELGYIIPVEADLSSYEGQAISMTNFQDIAEAIPAKHLLFVMDSCYSGLALTRGAPMANSQNYLQEIARREARQMFTAGGADQQVADGGPNGHSVFTWTLLQALDGRADLNGDGVITASELATYVSPAVSALSQQTPSFGNLPGSQGGDFIFELKHESEFLESNSTQLNDDAIRLNSEIEKLRVANDEKERQNEQLRQEIAALKAGKETVAMVTRGAAEPSSPKSAFALNDEGMRLYKEKKYEEALAKFKEAAELAPTNALFANNTGFAFFRLAKYAEAAEWYQKSITIDPSRAIAYVNLGDADLKVDKRDDALKAFQKYLELMPNGKSAEYVRAKVSELQGK; this is encoded by the coding sequence ATGAAGTTGTTACGACTTCTTTGTCTTGCATTGTTGTTGGCGGCGCCGGTGTTCGCGCAGGCGCCGGTCGCGCAGCAGATGGACACGATCGTTGCGGCGTACCGGCAAATCATCGTTCTCACCGATGGCGAGGCTTCGCTTGACCAGATCAATCGCGATCGCGTGGCGATTATAGGCGAGGCGATGTTCGAAGAGAACCATCTGCGGATCGCGGCGCTGAACGGATCGCTGATTGGTTCTGATGGAAAACCTGCAAGCGTTCCGATCACCGAATTTCTCACTCGCGTGGAATCGAATGGCGACTATCGCGATGCCGACAAACTCGTCTTCCGCGACACGTTCGATGAGTTGCAGGACATTGTGGGCCAGCTCCCGCCGGAGTTGAAGAAGCGTGTGACCGACGACATCGCGGCGCTCGACCAGATCCAGGCGTTGTACCAGAAGGAGATCAGCGCGACATTCGGGAAATTTGCGACGCGCGCAATGCCGGTGCGACGTGAGGCTTGGACGAAGTACGTCGAGTTCCTGAAGACGAAGTATGCGCGCGAGCGAATCCTTAAAGAACACGATGCGACGCTGCCGCCGACGGAGACGCGCGGTGCGATCAAGGCGAAACGGCGCGATGAGATCTTCGGCACCGAACTTCCGCCGAAGACGATCCTGCTCACCTTCGACGACGGGCCGCATCCGAAGTACACCGACCAGGTGCTCGAAATCCTGAAGGCGCATAACATCCAGGGCGTGTTTTTCGAGGTCGGCAAGAACCTCGGAACCGTGGATGATAAGGGCGAGGTGAAGCTCACGCCGACGGCGAAGGCCGCGTATCGCGTGCTGGAACATGGGTCGGCGATCGGCAACCATAGTTATAGCCATCCGGTGCTGCCAAAGCTCGACGCGGCGAAGCAGACGGAAGAAATTCAGTCGACGAACAAGTTGATCGCCTATGTGCAGAAGAGCGATCCGACAGTGTTTCGTCCGCCGTATGGCGCGGTGAACGACGCGGTGCTCAAGGTGAGCGAGGGCGACAAGCTGAAGGCGATGATCTGGAACATCGACTCGATGGACTGGGCCGATCCGGTGCCTTCGTCGATCGTGCAGCGTGTGCTCGACGAGGTTAAGAAGCAGGGGCGCGGCATCATTCTCTTCCACGATATTCATAAGCAAGTCATCTCGGTGCTGCCGACGCTGATTGATGAACTTGAGAAAGATGGCTACACGTTTGCTTCGTGGAATGGCACGGAGGTTACGACCGGAATGCGCGGAACGCAGGTGGCGAGCGAGCCTCCGCCGGTGCAATCGATGTATCACGATAGCTGGGCGGCGGTGATTGGCATTGACGATTACAAGAACTGGCCGAAGCTGCGCTACGCCGCGAATGACGCGACTGCGGTGCGCGACGTGCTCGTGGACAAATACAAGTTCAAGCCCGACCACGTTTTCCTGCTAACGAACGAACAGGCGACCCGGCAGAACATTCTGTCGCTGCTCGGCGACAAGCTCGGTAATCCTGACATGGTGAACAAAGACGACCGCGTGTTCGTCTTTTTCGCTGGGCACGGCGCGACGCGCAAGCTGGCGTCGGGACGAGAGCTGGGATACATCATCCCGGTCGAAGCCGACCTCTCGAGCTACGAGGGACAGGCGATCTCGATGACGAATTTCCAGGACATCGCCGAGGCGATTCCGGCGAAACACCTGTTGTTCGTGATGGACTCTTGCTACAGCGGGCTGGCGCTGACGCGCGGCGCGCCGATGGCGAACTCGCAGAACTATTTGCAGGAAATTGCGCGGCGTGAGGCGCGGCAGATGTTCACCGCCGGTGGCGCGGACCAGCAAGTCGCGGATGGCGGCCCGAACGGACACTCGGTTTTCACGTGGACGTTGTTGCAAGCTCTTGACGGACGCGCCGACCTTAACGGCGATGGCGTGATCACCGCCAGCGAGTTGGCCACGTACGTTTCGCCCGCGGTTTCCGCGCTCTCGCAGCAGACGCCGTCGTTCGGCAATCTGCCCGGAAGCCAGGGCGGCGATTTCATCTTCGAGCTGAAGCATGAGTCGGAGTTCCTGGAATCGAATTCGACGCAGCTCAATGACGATGCCATCCGGTTAAACTCAGAAATCGAAAAACTGCGGGTTGCGAACGATGAGAAAGAGCGGCAGAACGAGCAGCTGCGGCAGGAGATCGCGGCACTGAAAGCCGGCAAGGAAACCGTGGCGATGGTAACGCGCGGAGCAGCGGAGCCCAGTTCGCCGAAGTCCGCATTCGCGTTGAATGATGAGGGCATGCGCCTCTACAAGGAGAAGAAATACGAGGAGGCGCTGGCGAAGTTCAAGGAAGCGGCGGAACTCGCGCCGACGAACGCGTTGTTCGCGAACAATACGGGGTTCGCATTCTTCCGTCTCGCCAAGTATGCGGAGGCGGCGGAGTGGTATCAGAAATCGATAACCATCGATCCGTCGCGCGCGATTGCGTACGTGAATCTCGGGGATGCCGATTTGAAGGTGGATAAGAGGGACGATGCGTTGAAGGCGTTCCAGAAGTACCTGGAATTGATGCCGAATGGGAAGTCGGCGGAGTATGTGAGGGCGAAGGTGAGCGAGTTGCAGGGGAAGTGA
- a CDS encoding ROK family protein, giving the protein MGARGEAFLGVDIGGTKVAAGLVNDNGELLYKTRNPMNCSRGADEAVNAVREAIDRTIRENPEAEVRAIGLSSPGSVDPRTGTVVMATNLPCWKNFGLAEIIAKQYGLPTELHNDANAAGLAEAVWGNGVGYDSVFYATVGTGIGTAILFDRQVYLGRTGSAGEGGHMSINFDHRGPRCACGKPGCIEYLAAGPGIATRARRRIESASGNEGAKLIELAGGDVSKITGETVEAAWKAGDRLATEVFEETADYIAIWLGNIVDFLEPDVIVMGGGVGNMLSPWYPRIREYLRSWSVNPRAGEIPFVQAKYGPDSGIVGAAALVVHPGQYIMHAPTH; this is encoded by the coding sequence ATGGGAGCCAGGGGAGAGGCGTTCCTGGGAGTCGACATCGGCGGCACGAAGGTCGCCGCCGGACTGGTGAACGATAACGGCGAGCTTCTCTACAAGACTCGCAATCCGATGAATTGCTCGCGTGGAGCGGACGAAGCCGTCAATGCGGTGCGGGAGGCGATTGACCGGACTATCCGCGAAAATCCCGAAGCTGAAGTGCGCGCGATTGGATTGAGTTCACCTGGCTCGGTGGACCCGCGCACCGGCACCGTGGTAATGGCGACCAACCTTCCCTGCTGGAAAAATTTTGGGCTCGCCGAGATTATCGCGAAACAGTACGGACTTCCGACCGAACTGCACAACGATGCCAACGCCGCCGGACTTGCGGAAGCGGTTTGGGGCAACGGCGTGGGGTACGACTCCGTCTTTTACGCGACGGTGGGGACCGGAATCGGCACGGCGATCTTGTTCGATCGCCAGGTTTATCTCGGACGCACCGGCTCGGCAGGCGAAGGCGGCCACATGAGCATCAACTTCGATCATCGCGGCCCACGCTGCGCATGCGGCAAGCCCGGATGCATCGAGTACCTCGCGGCGGGGCCGGGGATCGCGACCCGCGCGCGGCGGAGAATCGAGTCGGCCTCGGGCAATGAAGGCGCGAAGCTCATCGAACTCGCGGGCGGGGATGTTTCGAAGATCACCGGCGAGACCGTGGAAGCCGCGTGGAAAGCGGGCGATCGGCTGGCGACCGAAGTGTTCGAAGAGACTGCCGATTACATCGCTATCTGGCTGGGCAACATTGTGGACTTCCTCGAACCCGATGTGATCGTGATGGGCGGCGGCGTGGGCAACATGCTCTCGCCATGGTATCCGCGGATCCGCGAGTACCTGCGCTCGTGGTCGGTGAATCCGCGCGCGGGCGAGATCCCGTTCGTGCAGGCGAAGTACGGGCCGGATTCGGGCATCGTTGGCGCGGCTGCGCTGGTGGTGCATCCGGGGCAGTACATCATGCACGCGCCTACGCACTGA
- a CDS encoding ABC transporter ATP-binding protein, whose translation MPEQVVVRCKDLRKTYEGKVEAVRGLDLTIYAGQCFGLLGPNGAGKTTTIEILEGLLDATSGEVQILGHTWTKNSRELRELIGISLQETRLGEKLTVRETVELFAGFYKVSRPVNTVLEELSLTEKADARVGKLSGGQKQRLAIATALVANPKILFLDEPTTGLDPQSRRQVWDIVRRFQQAGGTVLLTTHYMDEAERLCDYISIIDHGKVIAAGTPAELISGVGGHHRVEFALEAENVDDALWRSLPGVGGVHRDAEITALTVEEPHLTIPALLAMVNERGWKLSQLTTRQSSLEDVFVNLTGRHLREE comes from the coding sequence ATGCCTGAACAGGTCGTGGTCCGCTGCAAGGACCTTCGCAAGACGTACGAAGGCAAGGTCGAAGCCGTTCGCGGACTCGACCTCACCATCTATGCCGGACAGTGCTTCGGCCTGCTCGGCCCTAACGGCGCCGGCAAGACGACCACCATCGAAATCCTCGAAGGCCTTCTCGACGCCACCTCCGGCGAAGTCCAAATCCTCGGTCATACCTGGACGAAAAATTCGCGCGAACTCCGCGAACTCATCGGCATCTCGCTGCAAGAGACGCGTCTCGGCGAAAAACTCACCGTCCGCGAAACCGTCGAACTCTTCGCCGGCTTTTATAAAGTGTCGAGACCGGTAAATACTGTGCTTGAAGAACTCTCGCTGACGGAGAAAGCCGATGCCCGCGTCGGCAAGCTCTCCGGTGGCCAGAAACAGCGCCTCGCCATTGCCACGGCGCTGGTCGCGAATCCAAAAATCTTGTTTCTCGACGAGCCCACCACCGGCCTCGATCCGCAGAGCCGCCGCCAGGTCTGGGACATCGTCCGCCGCTTCCAACAAGCTGGCGGCACCGTGCTCCTCACCACGCACTACATGGACGAAGCCGAGCGCCTTTGCGATTACATATCCATCATTGATCACGGCAAGGTGATCGCGGCCGGAACCCCGGCCGAATTGATCTCCGGTGTCGGCGGTCATCACCGCGTCGAGTTTGCCCTTGAGGCAGAGAACGTGGACGACGCGCTCTGGCGGAGCCTTCCGGGCGTAGGCGGCGTACATCGCGATGCTGAAATCACCGCGCTCACTGTCGAGGAGCCGCACCTCACCATCCCCGCGCTGCTCGCAATGGTCAACGAACGTGGATGGAAATTGAGCCAACTCACCACCAGGCAATCGAGCCTTGAAGACGTCTTCGTGAATCTCACCGGACGTCACCTGCGGGAGGAATGA
- a CDS encoding cupin domain-containing protein → MNLSSSAPHIHPAFDWNPDVGTDELVMYRNPEFRVEGGLRECKRGKRSFKFVEDELWLVMHGFAQFRRDSGEVIDAEPYVAVHFKEGWTGEAEIGEDMRMSYMRCLGEPGEITPVLRDVANVGPLADWGAVSTRIIGISEKYGIQMSRAVAPRRAETGIWSCTPGTWRCEVKSDEFCHFLAGNSLYTNDNGEQIEIVPDTLAFFPAGWKGICEVRETVRKVYMIR, encoded by the coding sequence TTGAACCTTTCATCTTCGGCGCCGCATATTCATCCTGCCTTCGACTGGAACCCGGACGTCGGCACGGACGAACTCGTGATGTATCGCAACCCGGAATTCCGCGTGGAGGGCGGGCTGCGCGAGTGCAAGCGCGGCAAGCGCTCTTTTAAGTTTGTGGAAGACGAACTCTGGCTCGTAATGCACGGGTTCGCGCAGTTTCGCCGCGACTCCGGCGAGGTGATTGATGCGGAGCCGTACGTGGCCGTGCACTTCAAAGAAGGATGGACCGGCGAAGCGGAGATCGGAGAAGACATGCGGATGAGTTATATGCGCTGTCTTGGCGAGCCGGGTGAGATCACGCCGGTGCTACGCGACGTCGCGAACGTTGGGCCGCTGGCGGATTGGGGAGCCGTCTCCACGCGCATCATCGGGATATCAGAGAAGTACGGCATCCAGATGAGCCGCGCCGTAGCGCCGCGGCGCGCGGAGACCGGCATCTGGTCGTGCACACCGGGCACGTGGCGCTGCGAGGTAAAGAGCGACGAGTTCTGCCACTTCCTCGCGGGCAACAGTCTTTACACGAACGACAACGGTGAACAGATCGAGATCGTGCCCGACACGCTGGCGTTCTTCCCCGCCGGGTGGAAGGGCATTTGCGAAGTGCGCGAAACCGTGCGCAAGGTTTACATGATCCGCTGA